In Acaryochloris marina S15, a single genomic region encodes these proteins:
- a CDS encoding DevA family ABC transporter ATP-binding protein, with the protein MGASPVITIDHVSHFFGRGRLRKQVLFDIDADIYPGEVVIMSGPSGSGKTTLLTLIGALRSTQMGSLQVLNQQLRKATTHDLVKVRRYIGYIFQDHNLLQSLTARQNVQMALDLHVEIDAKVAYQRSIDMLAEVGLAEWANYRPQELSGGQKQRVAIARALVSYPKIVLADEPTASLDKQSGRDVVELMQRLAKQQGCTILMVTHDNRVLDVADRLIHMEDGRLNTQ; encoded by the coding sequence ATGGGTGCTTCGCCAGTTATCACCATTGATCACGTGAGCCATTTTTTTGGTAGAGGCAGGCTGCGTAAACAAGTCCTATTTGATATTGATGCTGATATTTATCCGGGAGAGGTGGTCATTATGTCTGGCCCCTCAGGTTCAGGGAAAACAACCCTGTTGACTCTAATTGGTGCGCTTCGATCAACCCAAATGGGTAGTTTACAGGTTTTGAACCAACAGCTTAGAAAGGCTACCACCCATGATCTGGTCAAGGTTCGTCGCTATATTGGCTATATTTTCCAGGATCATAATTTGCTGCAGTCCTTGACTGCCCGACAAAATGTGCAAATGGCCTTGGATTTGCATGTTGAGATCGACGCGAAGGTGGCGTATCAGCGATCCATCGATATGTTGGCTGAAGTTGGCTTAGCAGAATGGGCTAATTATCGTCCACAAGAATTATCGGGTGGGCAAAAGCAACGGGTTGCGATCGCACGTGCGTTAGTCAGTTATCCCAAAATCGTTCTGGCTGATGAACCCACCGCCTCTTTGGATAAACAATCAGGGCGAGATGTGGTGGAACTGATGCAACGGCTAGCCAAGCAACAGGGCTGTACGATCCTGATGGTGACCCATGATAATCGGGTTCTAGATGTCGCCGATCGACTCATTCATATGGAAGATGGTCGCTTAAATACTCAATAG
- the devC gene encoding ABC transporter permease DevC — protein MLLAIPLAWLQLAREKVRLCVALAGIGFAVILMMMQLGFQEALFTAAVNFHVNLKTDIVLINPQTTTLFAIKNFSRRRLYQAAGIDGVESVTPLYLDFGFWRNPETRKTRQILVIGFDPSQAVFSLPGVDEYLDQIKLSDVVLFDENSRPEYGPIAEQFKAGKTVFTEVSGRKVTVGGLFQLGASFSADGNLITSDVNLLRLFPGRTLGLIDIGLINVKPGVDASSVMSTLKKTLPDDVLVLSKQGFVRFEREYWETSTTIGFIFTLGTLMGFIVGMVIVYQILYTDVSDHLAEYATLKAMGYKSRFLYSVVLQEAFILAVLGFIPGFALCLGLYKLVRDGTSLPMFMTIDRVTTVFVLTLIMCVISGGIAMRRVQAADPADIF, from the coding sequence ATGTTGTTGGCCATCCCCCTCGCTTGGTTACAGCTAGCCCGTGAAAAGGTGCGGCTATGTGTGGCGTTGGCAGGTATTGGATTTGCCGTAATTTTAATGATGATGCAGCTAGGCTTTCAAGAAGCCCTGTTTACTGCAGCAGTTAATTTTCATGTCAATCTCAAGACAGATATTGTCTTAATCAATCCCCAAACAACCACCTTATTTGCCATTAAGAACTTTAGCCGTCGGCGACTCTATCAGGCTGCAGGCATAGATGGAGTTGAATCGGTGACGCCCCTCTATTTGGATTTTGGATTTTGGCGAAACCCAGAAACCCGCAAGACTCGGCAGATACTCGTGATTGGCTTTGACCCCAGCCAGGCCGTCTTTTCCTTGCCAGGGGTAGATGAGTATCTTGACCAAATCAAATTGTCAGATGTGGTGCTGTTTGATGAAAATTCTCGACCCGAATATGGCCCGATTGCTGAACAGTTCAAAGCGGGAAAAACCGTATTCACAGAAGTCTCGGGTCGCAAAGTTACGGTTGGAGGTTTATTTCAGTTGGGGGCTTCTTTCTCAGCCGATGGCAATCTGATTACCAGTGATGTTAATTTACTGCGGTTATTTCCTGGGCGAACCTTGGGATTGATTGATATTGGTCTGATCAACGTCAAGCCGGGAGTAGATGCCAGTTCAGTCATGTCTACCCTGAAGAAAACCTTGCCCGATGATGTCCTTGTGCTCTCAAAACAAGGGTTTGTCCGCTTTGAACGAGAGTATTGGGAAACGAGTACCACCATTGGTTTTATTTTCACCCTAGGGACCCTGATGGGATTTATTGTGGGCATGGTGATTGTGTACCAAATCCTATATACCGATGTGTCCGATCATTTGGCAGAGTATGCCACTTTGAAAGCCATGGGATACAAAAGTCGATTTCTCTATTCAGTCGTCTTGCAAGAAGCGTTTATTCTGGCCGTACTAGGATTTATTCCGGGATTTGCCCTCTGCTTAGGTCTCTACAAGCTGGTTCGAGACGGTACTTCTCTGCCCATGTTTATGACCATTGATCGAGTGACTACGGTATTTGTTTTGACCTTGATCATGTGTGTCATATCGGGGGGAATTGCGATGCGTCGCGTTCAGGCTGCTGATCCAGCCGATATTTTTTAG
- a CDS encoding HlyD family efflux transporter periplasmic adaptor subunit: MISGAVVLALGFGSIGVFQAFQQQPNQASNDSQPSSEKSPAISALGRIEPAGQVLQVSGPTGERVLRLLVKEGQQLEKGETIAFLESYPERQAEVKLAASRLLEAQNRFIAERELGKAQGQEARTRRNQAENPKIREIVAQDALVKQSKVEYEQAQITLKRYQYLQKAGAVSKQELDDRFLSFRSKQQRLNNAIATLSMLQEELQTNSNNARAQITRTKVGTLRSQSQIDLASAKSNLELAKARMTRTIIRAPNAGQILEVHVREGEAVPAAPTSGSEDQKGIVEMGNTRQMYVVAEIYETDINQVQIGQTAKINSPVINGEIEGTVDKIGLKIDKNDVVGTDPAANTDTRVVEVKVRLHNSIAVSGLTNLQVNVAIQTEG; encoded by the coding sequence ATGATCTCTGGAGCTGTTGTTTTAGCTCTAGGGTTCGGGAGTATTGGTGTCTTCCAAGCTTTTCAGCAACAGCCCAATCAGGCTAGCAACGATTCACAGCCTTCTTCTGAGAAATCCCCAGCTATTTCTGCCCTGGGCCGCATTGAACCTGCCGGGCAGGTGCTTCAAGTCAGTGGCCCTACTGGAGAAAGGGTTCTCCGACTATTAGTGAAAGAAGGCCAACAGCTAGAGAAGGGTGAAACGATTGCCTTTTTAGAAAGCTATCCGGAGCGACAAGCGGAAGTCAAGCTTGCTGCGAGCCGTTTACTGGAAGCCCAAAACCGGTTTATTGCGGAGCGTGAATTAGGCAAAGCTCAAGGACAAGAAGCACGAACCCGCCGCAATCAAGCTGAGAATCCTAAGATTAGGGAAATTGTGGCCCAAGATGCCCTAGTTAAGCAATCTAAGGTTGAGTATGAGCAAGCTCAAATCACCCTGAAAAGATATCAGTATTTGCAGAAGGCGGGGGCGGTTTCCAAGCAGGAACTAGATGATCGATTTCTCTCTTTTCGGAGTAAACAGCAGCGACTCAATAATGCGATCGCAACTTTGTCTATGCTGCAAGAAGAGCTGCAAACCAATAGCAACAACGCCAGAGCTCAAATTACTCGAACTAAAGTGGGGACGTTGCGATCCCAATCGCAAATCGATTTAGCCTCTGCCAAAAGTAACCTAGAACTTGCCAAGGCGCGGATGACCCGCACGATTATTCGTGCTCCCAATGCAGGACAAATCTTGGAAGTACACGTGCGTGAAGGCGAAGCCGTTCCCGCTGCCCCCACTTCAGGCAGCGAAGACCAAAAAGGGATTGTCGAAATGGGCAATACTCGGCAAATGTATGTGGTGGCTGAAATTTATGAAACAGACATCAATCAAGTTCAAATTGGTCAAACTGCCAAAATTAACAGCCCCGTCATTAACGGCGAGATCGAAGGAACCGTCGACAAAATTGGTTTGAAGATTGATAAGAACGATGTGGTAGGGACGGATCCGGCGGCCAATACCGATACTCGTGTTGTAGAAGTTAAGGTTCGTCTTCACAACAGTATTGCCGTTTCCGGATTGACTAACCTGCAAGTGAATGTGGCGATTCAAACCGAAGGGTAG